The proteins below come from a single Kosakonia sp. SMBL-WEM22 genomic window:
- the hcr gene encoding NADH oxidoreductase produces MSMPTPQCPWRMQVHHIRQETPDVWTLSLLCHDYYPYRAGQYALVSIGNSANTLRAYTLSSTPGVSEYITLTIRRIDEGAGSQWLTREVKRGDYLWLSDAQGEFTCDNEPNDKLLLLAAGCGVTPIMSMRRWLAKYRPQADVQVIFSVRSPQDVIFADEWQTYPVTLVAEHNATDGFVPGRLSRELLSAVPDLTARTVMTCGPAPYMAWVEQEVRALGVTRFFKEQFFTPVAEAATSGLKFSKLSPMKTFYAPVGSTLLEALESNNMPVNAACRAGVCGCCKTQVISGEYSVSSTMTLTEKEIAEGFVLACSCHPQGDLVLA; encoded by the coding sequence TTCGCTGCTGTGCCACGACTACTACCCCTACCGCGCCGGGCAGTATGCGCTGGTGAGTATTGGCAACAGCGCGAATACGCTGCGCGCCTATACGCTCTCCTCGACGCCGGGAGTCAGTGAATACATTACGCTGACCATTCGCCGTATTGATGAGGGTGCCGGCTCGCAGTGGCTGACACGCGAAGTTAAGCGCGGCGATTATCTCTGGCTCTCCGACGCGCAGGGGGAATTTACCTGCGATAACGAACCGAACGACAAGCTGTTGCTGCTGGCGGCAGGCTGCGGCGTAACGCCGATTATGTCGATGCGCCGCTGGCTGGCGAAGTACCGTCCGCAGGCGGATGTGCAGGTGATCTTCAGCGTGCGCTCGCCGCAAGATGTTATCTTCGCCGACGAGTGGCAAACCTACCCGGTAACGCTGGTAGCGGAGCACAACGCTACCGACGGCTTTGTGCCGGGGCGGTTAAGCCGCGAGCTGTTAAGTGCCGTGCCGGATCTCACTGCGCGTACGGTGATGACCTGCGGCCCGGCACCCTATATGGCGTGGGTTGAGCAGGAGGTGAGAGCGCTGGGCGTCACCCGTTTCTTTAAAGAGCAGTTCTTTACCCCGGTTGCCGAAGCCGCCACCAGCGGGCTGAAATTCAGCAAGCTGTCGCCGATGAAAACCTTCTATGCGCCGGTGGGCAGCACGCTGCTGGAGGCGCTGGAGAGCAATAACATGCCGGTCAACGCCGCCTGTCGCGCAGGCGTTTGTGGCTGTTGCAAAACGCAGGTCATTTCCGGGGAGTACTCAGTTAGCAGCACCATGACGCTGACTGAGAAGGAGATTGCCGAGGGGTTTGTGCTCGCCTGCTCCTGCCACCCGCAGGGGGATTTGGTTTTAGCATAA